The window tggacctcgtcctgaatatcatactagcatattgtgcctagggctaacccctgggtcttctactcataactacatgggtcggcattgtggccttagacccattcacacaaagggaaactcacctgcacttgttgaacttgctgataacccctctagctgctgcccgacaactctttgaactcctgctccactagctccctgagctaccaatatcaatgcaacacttagtctagctgtcctccaaaagtcaactaagttaactcaggtcaaagttaaagtcctggtcaaggtcaaccttccaggtcaaccctactcaccgagtttgcctactgactcgccgagttcacacgCTCAGagtcctttcattcgcgactctactcgccgagtcagcccctgactcgccgagtctaccgatttccgagtcatgacctgtccaactcactaagtccccactcaactcactgatccgagtcttaactcgaagggtttggggtttcgcgacttgactcgccgagtccaagaacaaactcgtcgagtccaaggcaatcttcaacagactcgccgagttgttcttccaactcgccgagttcctgcccaacttcatccaactcgccgagtccatccatgtgactcgccgagtcacttcagttcttaatccattcagtggCTCTTCGAGCCATGCatgggctccaaatcatagatccatacttccaaagctcaatcctcacgtaaagttgcaaactttacgtataactaaagagatctaggctcaaaacacactagggctaggttttaggacaaaagggcttcaccaactactcaatatctgatgctttacgacatattggaccatccccacactagatctgaagtggcaaccacatatctaagccccaagcccgaattgggtctcaaacaaccataaaacccccaaatctcataacaaaaatagatctagatgcaaaggagggaagataacagcttattacctccaagatgaacactaactaaagtagatctcggatctacacctctcctttgaagcaaccgtcttgatcttcaagttcctttcaaagtttccttcctccaaagctatttctctcaaatgatggaagctcacacgaaatctagggtttacagactctctaggatgatatggaggttgaggaagggacataacaccctttatataggatacaactctcgggattagggttttccttgttcagaccagactcgccgagtcggtcacttactcctcgacccgggtcccgctcggactcgccgagttcctccttggactcgccgagttgaccctttgacttagggttttcttttctttcttggtcatcctgattttgggtgttacagtctttcttttttgttaaaaattAGATACGACATTGCCTAAAAGTAAAGCTTTTTATATTTATATCCTTACAACGATTCGGTCAATTTGGTGGCTTCACAATGCTTATAATTTAAGATCCTAAAGCAAAAGAAGGAAGTTCTCTTTAATTCTATCGTTTTCAAATCTTATAATTAGATTTCGAGTAGGTATCGTAACAACATATTAGATGGGAGTGGATGGTTTAAAGATCGTTATATCAAGTAAATATTCCTTGTTATTTTAGCACGTTGATAGTGTGTTTATAAAATTTTGTCGTTAAAAAAAAAAGTACTGTCGGATAGTTCACCAACTATGTTCATAAATTGGTCACAATATCTTTGGCCATAATATATGTTGTGACTAGCCGGTATAACTTGGTAATTGAACTTATTTCATCTTATCGATCCTTATCTTCAATCTCTAAACATCATTTGTGAATTGTGATCACTTTCAACTTACAAAGAAATATTCTACTTATAAGCAATATTAACCACTTacaaaatcttaaagaaaacacaCTGTCCAAATAAATAGATGACACGAAATTAGACAAATTTGTAGATTTCGTAAGATTGACATAATACATATGATCAGTTTTTTACACTATGACATATTATTACAAAAGGTGATCATCAAATTTAATTTAGGTTTTTGGACCaacattaatattttataatgCCAACGTCAATATGGAAAAACATTTTTTATAAGTATTGTGTATGGATTAAACTGATATTTTAAGTCCATACATGTTGATTTTCATTACATTTTCATTACATGATTACACTGAATTGGGTGAGACTTGTTTTACAAAAATTTGGTATGATCATAACATAAAAGTATAGCATCTAACGAATAAACATGAAGGTTCTTATTTTATGCAGTTGCAGAGCCAAAATCAAAGTAAAATGTTATCACAAACAGATGGGTTCGGTTTCTCGGTTTTCCAAACTTGGTTTTGGGTTTAAACTCAAACCCATTCGAAAGCTTAACTTGTTGAGAATTGAGAAGTTTATGTTGTTTATATAACAGATGTCTAAGAGCTATATTTCATATTATTGGCGATATGGGAcaattttagaattttaaaaaacaaGTTAAatggataaaaaaataaaatacttgGACAACTCAGTACTTGTATTTAACTTTCACAACAAAATATAATacatataattcatataaaactatataaaaatagctgcgaaaataaaagaaaataaatatttgaaagaaaataaaaacaacttttaatatatatatatatatatatatatatatatatatatatatatatatatatatatatatatatatatatatatatatatatatatataatgaaattttTCTAAGAAAATTAAaatactgaaaaaaaaaatttaagatatCCTGAGCGGATCGTATTGTGGATCCGTCCCTTTATAAGACTACATATATAATCCAATAATTTGCATGAGAtatagtttttgtttttattaaaataataaagagtATAATTATTGATAGTTGACTcgcttattataaaaaaaattggataATCTTTCAAACCTTTTGTAAAAAAATAAAGCTTGActtgattattattttttttaattgctaaacgtctaagatagaaaaacaaaaccaaaaatcaGATTCACATAAAATCCCTAAACAAAAGTTGATAATCCTTAAAATAAAACCTAGAATAAAATTTACAAATTTCCTCATCCAAATACTATAGAATTATAAAACTAAAGAAGCCACCTGAATCCTCATAACAAAATTGTGAAATTACACGAATTCAAATCTATCTGCGTTTAGACTTGTTATTCTTCCCATGGAACTTGTGACCCACATCCTCCTCCCTCCTCCTCTTATGCCCTCCCGCTTCCTTAATGCTCTATAAAACCAAATTAACAAATTAAcaaaaaaccataaaaacaaatttcaaatttcaattaaaaaaaaaaaattaaataccaTGAGCGATAGGCGTTTAGCCTCAGTGACACGTTCCAAGAATAACAAAACCTCCTCTTCTTGAACTTCAAACTCGGGTAACTTTTTACCAATAAGCTTCTCTATTTGAATATACCACTCAAGCTCATACTGATTCACCAATGAAATAGCAACCCCAGATCTCCCAGCACGTGCTGTTCTTCCCACTCGATGTATATAATcctaaaatatatcatttttatAAGTAAAGTACGTTGCAAttccttttaaaaaaataaaaataaaaaaaacacaaaatatatatatacttactTTTGAGTTTGTGGGGATATCGTAATTTATAACCATATCAACAGAAGGAATATCAAGTCCTCTACTCGCAACATCAGTGCATATAAGAATTGTACAGATCCCAGCCTTGAACTTACTCAAGTTCTCTAGCCTTTTTGTCtgatttaataaaaacataactaaatttataaataaaaaaaaaaaaaagagcaagaagaaaaaaaaaaaaaagagtagtTTTAAAAATGATACCTATACCTGAGTCATTTGACCAGAAATCGGGGTTGCATTTAAACCAAGGTTACAAAGCATTAAAGCCAAAAGACGTGTTGCTTCACATGTACGTGTGAACACCATTGATGTGCTCTCAGATTTTTCAAGTAAAATATATAAAAGATAACAGTCCTTGTGCTTAGCTGGCACAAAACGCAACTGCTGCTTCAACGTGTCAACAGTAGAATATTTACACGCCACTTCCatctgaaaaacaaaaaaaaaaattaaaaaaaaaaaaaaaaaaagatatagaAATTTGTATATTGATTATGGCTTCTTACCTTCACAGGGTTTCTTAGACAAGCTCTTTGCAACTTTCGCACCTGAAATGAACTATACTTTAATTGTACCcaaaattttgtgtattaagtcCATCTtttaccaataataacaacacccTGCTTACATACTTTACCAATAATATCAACAACTTACATTTGGTAAAAAAGGTAAAGTAGATTTTGTGATCTTATTTTGTAGAATTGATTTTGATTATAGAATAATATTTGTACCTTCTTAGTCATTGTAGCAGAGAACAAGTATGTTCTCCTTTCACGAGGAATGGAGTTTAAGATTTCATCAAGTGATTTTTCAAAATCATCATTTAGCAATCTGTCTGCTTCATCCAAAACCTGTAACACATATGTGAATATGTgaaacatataaaaaataaattcacaGGAAGAAAGAAGGGATTATAATTACCAAGTATTTTATCGTGCGAAGAGAAAAGCCTTTAGTGTTAGACAAATGGTCCACAAGACGTCCAGGTGTCGCAACCTGAGTGACAAGAAATATTCATGTTTTTTGcacataataaaaaaatgaaaaatcatAAAGAAGAAAGCTTACAACAATGTGTGGTCGTTTTCCAAGGATGATGCTTTGTTGTACATGGTCTACCCCTCCAACAAGCTGCAAATCATTACCAAAAGTTCATATTCATAATAATATTTATTGGTTTGATCAAGAAACAACTCACCACTGCAGTCTTTAAACTGATGCTTGATCCCAAGGCCT of the Lactuca sativa cultivar Salinas chromosome 6, Lsat_Salinas_v11, whole genome shotgun sequence genome contains:
- the LOC111885087 gene encoding DEAD-box ATP-dependent RNA helicase 10 isoform X1, giving the protein MKNSNCYKDSAPYFFRLVADSNMEDDKHEVKSFKELGLVEQLIEACDRLGWKTPSKIQAEAIPHALEGKDLIGLAQTGSGKTGAFALPILQALLEAAAAAAPPVQHSFFACVLSPTRELAIQIAEQFEALGSSISLKTAVLVGGVDHVQQSIILGKRPHIVVATPGRLVDHLSNTKGFSLRTIKYLVLDEADRLLNDDFEKSLDEILNSIPRERRTYLFSATMTKKVRKLQRACLRNPVKMEVACKYSTVDTLKQQLRFVPAKHKDCYLLYILLEKSESTSMVFTRTCEATRLLALMLCNLGLNATPISGQMTQTKRLENLSKFKAGICTILICTDVASRGLDIPSVDMVINYDIPTNSKDYIHRVGRTARAGRSGVAISLVNQYELEWYIQIEKLIGKKLPEFEVQEEEVLLFLERVTEAKRLSLMSIKEAGGHKRRREEDVGHKFHGKNNKSKRR
- the LOC111885087 gene encoding DEAD-box ATP-dependent RNA helicase 10 isoform X2, encoding MEDDKHEVKSFKELGLVEQLIEACDRLGWKTPSKIQAEAIPHALEGKDLIGLAQTGSGKTGAFALPILQALLEAAAAAAPPVQHSFFACVLSPTRELAIQIAEQFEALGSSISLKTAVLVGGVDHVQQSIILGKRPHIVVATPGRLVDHLSNTKGFSLRTIKYLVLDEADRLLNDDFEKSLDEILNSIPRERRTYLFSATMTKKVRKLQRACLRNPVKMEVACKYSTVDTLKQQLRFVPAKHKDCYLLYILLEKSESTSMVFTRTCEATRLLALMLCNLGLNATPISGQMTQTKRLENLSKFKAGICTILICTDVASRGLDIPSVDMVINYDIPTNSKDYIHRVGRTARAGRSGVAISLVNQYELEWYIQIEKLIGKKLPEFEVQEEEVLLFLERVTEAKRLSLMSIKEAGGHKRRREEDVGHKFHGKNNKSKRR